A stretch of the Vigna radiata var. radiata cultivar VC1973A chromosome 7, Vradiata_ver6, whole genome shotgun sequence genome encodes the following:
- the LOC106769409 gene encoding transcription factor BIM1 isoform X1, translating to MTANGGSCLKTHDFLQPLERLETKGSAKEEATDEISWVVEKAGPSVEHLLPGGIGTYSINHISYVNNNNNNNNQRLPKAETSLFARQATSTDRNDENSNCSSYTTSSGFTLWEDSSGKRGKTGKENNSGDRPSTGECAATKLGQWTSTERTSQSFCTNRHDSFSSRSSSQTTGQKNQSFMEMMKSARDSAQDEVLENEETFFLKKEPSNNQRELRVKVDGKSTDQKPNTPRSKHSATEQRRRSKINDRFQMLRELIPHSDQKRDKASFLLEVIEYIHFLQEKVHKYEGSFQGWSNEQEKLMPWQRNNDKPAENFQHRGTDNGSSPSPVLLFSSKNEEKNISISPTIPGSTQNVESGFSTATTSKTMDHQAGIVNKAFPIPISSQLNFFPPAQMGGPGGVVSQIAHIPVSDAENKYQPSVECQTMAATSEKLKEKELAIEGGAISISSVYSKGLLHTLTHALQSSGVDLSQASISVQIELGKQANIRPTVPVSVCGAKDGEVPSNNNQKMMRSRVASSGKSDQAIKKLKICRN from the exons AATATCGTGGGTCGTTGAGAAGGCAGGACCTTCGGTTGAGCACCTCTTACCTGGAGGAATTGGGACTTACAGCATTAACCACATTTCGTAtgttaataataacaataataataataatcaaaggCTTCCCAAAGCAGAGACGTCTCTTTTTGCGCGTCAGGCAACTAGTACGGACAGGAACGATGAAAACTCCAACTGCAGTTCGTATACTACTTCGAGCGGTTTCACTTTGTGGGAAGACTCATCGGGGAAGAGGGGCAAAACAGGAAAGGAGAATAATTCGGGCGACAGACCCTCTACTGGAG AGTGTGCGGCTACAAAGCTAGGGCAGTGGACATCAACGGAGCGGACCTCACAGTCGTTTTGTACCAATCGTCACGACAGCTTCAGCTCTCGCTCTTCATCTCA GACAACTGGGCAGAAGAACCAGAGTTTTATGGAAATGATGAAGTCCGCAAGGGATAGTGCCCAGGATGAAGTGCTGGAGAACGAAGAAACATTTTTTCTCAAGAAAGAACCTTCCAATAACCAAAGAG AGCTGAGGGTGAAAGTGGATGGTAAGAGTACCGATCAAAAACCAAATACGCCAAGATCAAAACACTCTGCAACAGAACAGCGGAGAAGGAGTAAAATTAATGACAG ATTCCAAATGCTAAGAGAGCTTATTCCACACAGTGACCAAAAGAGGGACAAAGCATCTTTTTTATTAGAG GTCATTGAgtatattcattttttacaaGAGAAGGTGCACAAGTATGAAGGTTCATTTCAAGGGTGGAGTAACGAGCAAGAAAAATTGATGCCATGG caGAGAAATAATGACAAGCCAGCAGAAAACTTCCAACATCGTGGCACTGATAATGGGTCAAGTCCATCTCCAGTACTGCTTTTTTCTTCAAAGAATGAGGAGAAAAATATTAGCATCTCCCCAACAATTCCTGGGAGTACCCAGAATGTAGAATCTGGCTTTAGTACAGCAACTACCTCCAAGACAATGGACCATCAGGCCGGAATAGTGAACAAGGCTTTTCCAATTCCTATTTCTTCACAGCTAAATTTCTTCCCTCCAGCCCAAATGGGTGGTCCAGGTGGAGTAGTGTCTCAGATCGCACATATACCGGTTTCTGATGCCGAGAACAAATATCAACCTTCAGTGGAGTGTCAGACCATGGCGGCTACCAGTGAAAAGCTGAAAGAGAAAGAGCTCGCTATTGAAGGTGGTGCAATTAGCATATCAAGTGTGTACTCAAAAGG GTTGCTGCATACGCTTACACATGCACTGCAAAGTTCAGGGGTGGATCTGTCACAGGCTAGCATCTCAGTGCAAATTGAACTTGGTAAACAAGCAAACATCAGACCAACTGTACCCGTGTCAGTGTGTGGTGCTAAG GATGGTGAAGTACCTTCTAACAACAATCAAAAGATGATGCGCTCTAGAGTTGCTAGCTCAGGGAAGTCTGACCAAGCAATTAAGAAGCTAAAGATCTGcagaaattaa
- the LOC106769409 gene encoding transcription factor BIM1 isoform X2, producing the protein MTANGGSCLKTHDFLQPLERLETKGSAKEEATDEISWVVEKAGPSVEHLLPGGIGTYSINHISYVNNNNNNNNQRLPKAETSLFARQATSTDRNDENSNCSSYTTSSGFTLWEDSSGKRGKTGKENNSGDRPSTGECAATKLGQWTSTERTSQSFCTNRHDSFSSRSSSQTTGQKNQSFMEMMKSARDSAQDEVLENEETFFLKKEPSNNQRELRVKVDGKSTDQKPNTPRSKHSATEQRRRSKINDRFQMLRELIPHSDQKRDKASFLLEVIEYIHFLQEKVHKYEGSFQGWSNEQEKLMPWRNNDKPAENFQHRGTDNGSSPSPVLLFSSKNEEKNISISPTIPGSTQNVESGFSTATTSKTMDHQAGIVNKAFPIPISSQLNFFPPAQMGGPGGVVSQIAHIPVSDAENKYQPSVECQTMAATSEKLKEKELAIEGGAISISSVYSKGLLHTLTHALQSSGVDLSQASISVQIELGKQANIRPTVPVSVCGAKDGEVPSNNNQKMMRSRVASSGKSDQAIKKLKICRN; encoded by the exons AATATCGTGGGTCGTTGAGAAGGCAGGACCTTCGGTTGAGCACCTCTTACCTGGAGGAATTGGGACTTACAGCATTAACCACATTTCGTAtgttaataataacaataataataataatcaaaggCTTCCCAAAGCAGAGACGTCTCTTTTTGCGCGTCAGGCAACTAGTACGGACAGGAACGATGAAAACTCCAACTGCAGTTCGTATACTACTTCGAGCGGTTTCACTTTGTGGGAAGACTCATCGGGGAAGAGGGGCAAAACAGGAAAGGAGAATAATTCGGGCGACAGACCCTCTACTGGAG AGTGTGCGGCTACAAAGCTAGGGCAGTGGACATCAACGGAGCGGACCTCACAGTCGTTTTGTACCAATCGTCACGACAGCTTCAGCTCTCGCTCTTCATCTCA GACAACTGGGCAGAAGAACCAGAGTTTTATGGAAATGATGAAGTCCGCAAGGGATAGTGCCCAGGATGAAGTGCTGGAGAACGAAGAAACATTTTTTCTCAAGAAAGAACCTTCCAATAACCAAAGAG AGCTGAGGGTGAAAGTGGATGGTAAGAGTACCGATCAAAAACCAAATACGCCAAGATCAAAACACTCTGCAACAGAACAGCGGAGAAGGAGTAAAATTAATGACAG ATTCCAAATGCTAAGAGAGCTTATTCCACACAGTGACCAAAAGAGGGACAAAGCATCTTTTTTATTAGAG GTCATTGAgtatattcattttttacaaGAGAAGGTGCACAAGTATGAAGGTTCATTTCAAGGGTGGAGTAACGAGCAAGAAAAATTGATGCCATGG AGAAATAATGACAAGCCAGCAGAAAACTTCCAACATCGTGGCACTGATAATGGGTCAAGTCCATCTCCAGTACTGCTTTTTTCTTCAAAGAATGAGGAGAAAAATATTAGCATCTCCCCAACAATTCCTGGGAGTACCCAGAATGTAGAATCTGGCTTTAGTACAGCAACTACCTCCAAGACAATGGACCATCAGGCCGGAATAGTGAACAAGGCTTTTCCAATTCCTATTTCTTCACAGCTAAATTTCTTCCCTCCAGCCCAAATGGGTGGTCCAGGTGGAGTAGTGTCTCAGATCGCACATATACCGGTTTCTGATGCCGAGAACAAATATCAACCTTCAGTGGAGTGTCAGACCATGGCGGCTACCAGTGAAAAGCTGAAAGAGAAAGAGCTCGCTATTGAAGGTGGTGCAATTAGCATATCAAGTGTGTACTCAAAAGG GTTGCTGCATACGCTTACACATGCACTGCAAAGTTCAGGGGTGGATCTGTCACAGGCTAGCATCTCAGTGCAAATTGAACTTGGTAAACAAGCAAACATCAGACCAACTGTACCCGTGTCAGTGTGTGGTGCTAAG GATGGTGAAGTACCTTCTAACAACAATCAAAAGATGATGCGCTCTAGAGTTGCTAGCTCAGGGAAGTCTGACCAAGCAATTAAGAAGCTAAAGATCTGcagaaattaa